Proteins encoded in a region of the Haloglomus salinum genome:
- a CDS encoding Hvo_1808 family surface protein, producing MRTLPALLVVALVVLAGCSTGFTGGDPFGDDTAPAPTATDPGPGDGEEPTDESTPTPTPDGFDFADPDQDRLGWEGGYWYNESLAYNASDGLNETERRALVARSMARVEHLRELEFRERVPIRVINRSTYQSQYAGGDANHTAEFRTFDNAKFESLFLIGEGQNSLNVQNQNRGSNVLGFYSPKNDSIVVVSDSTPPTLRDELTLGHELTHALQDQVYNLSNYTRPTRETYNAYNGLFEGDSHYTEQLYRQQCDSGWNCLSLPSEGGSGGGSDIHFGVYFLNFFPYSDGPPFVRHHRDAGGWDRVDAMYEDPPASSEQVISPEKYGEDQPTNVSLTDRNEGVWERVRPAPPREGQTRPAYASLGQSAMSAMFAYTITDPYNRSAVDGAREFINRDGGQVDRQDPFNYDLRWTSGWDGDRMHIYRNATAAAETNGSTNATAYVWKSVWDSPEDARQFARGYRLLLEHWKGERVSGDRVEYVYEVDRLPFEDAFRVRVDGDTVVITNAPTVDDLEEVRPDLVTSGVSVDDSGSGSGGSSDSGETAAAMGGA from the coding sequence ATGCGAACGCTGCCCGCCCTGCTGGTCGTTGCACTCGTCGTCCTCGCCGGCTGTTCGACCGGGTTCACCGGCGGCGACCCGTTCGGCGACGACACCGCGCCCGCGCCGACCGCGACCGACCCCGGACCTGGTGACGGGGAGGAGCCGACGGACGAGTCGACTCCGACACCCACCCCCGACGGCTTCGACTTCGCCGACCCCGACCAGGACCGCCTCGGCTGGGAGGGCGGCTACTGGTACAACGAGTCGCTCGCGTACAACGCCAGTGATGGACTGAACGAGACCGAGCGCCGGGCGCTCGTCGCGCGCTCGATGGCCCGCGTCGAGCACCTCCGCGAGCTGGAGTTCCGCGAGCGCGTCCCCATCCGGGTCATCAACCGCTCGACCTACCAGTCCCAGTACGCGGGCGGGGACGCCAACCACACCGCCGAGTTCCGTACCTTCGACAACGCGAAGTTCGAGTCGCTGTTCCTCATCGGCGAGGGCCAGAACTCGCTGAACGTCCAGAACCAGAACCGCGGGTCGAACGTGCTGGGATTCTACTCGCCGAAGAACGACTCCATCGTGGTCGTCTCGGACTCGACGCCGCCGACGCTGCGCGACGAGCTGACGCTGGGCCACGAGCTCACCCACGCGCTGCAGGACCAGGTGTACAACCTCTCGAACTACACGCGTCCCACGCGCGAGACGTACAACGCCTACAACGGGCTGTTCGAGGGGGATTCACACTACACCGAGCAGCTCTACCGACAGCAGTGTGACAGCGGGTGGAACTGCCTGTCGCTGCCCAGCGAAGGCGGGTCCGGTGGCGGGAGCGACATCCACTTCGGCGTCTACTTCCTCAACTTCTTCCCGTACAGCGACGGCCCGCCGTTCGTCCGACACCACCGCGACGCCGGTGGCTGGGACCGCGTCGACGCGATGTACGAGGACCCGCCCGCCTCCTCCGAGCAGGTCATCTCCCCCGAGAAGTACGGCGAGGACCAGCCGACGAACGTCTCGCTGACCGACCGCAACGAGGGCGTCTGGGAGCGGGTCCGCCCGGCACCGCCCCGCGAGGGACAGACCCGCCCGGCGTACGCGAGCCTGGGCCAGTCCGCGATGAGTGCGATGTTCGCGTACACCATCACGGACCCGTACAACCGCTCGGCCGTCGATGGCGCCCGCGAGTTCATCAACCGCGACGGCGGGCAGGTCGACCGACAGGACCCGTTCAACTACGACCTCCGCTGGACCAGCGGCTGGGACGGCGACCGGATGCACATCTACCGGAACGCCACGGCCGCCGCGGAGACGAACGGCAGCACGAACGCGACGGCGTACGTCTGGAAGTCCGTCTGGGACTCTCCCGAGGACGCCCGGCAGTTCGCGCGGGGCTACCGGCTCCTGCTCGAACACTGGAAGGGCGAGCGGGTCTCCGGTGACCGCGTGGAGTACGTCTACGAGGTCGACCGGCTCCCCTTCGAGGACGCGTTCCGGGTGCGGGTCGACGGCGACACCGTCGTCATCACGAACGCGCCGACGGTCGACGACCTCGAGGAAGTGCGGCCCGACCTCGTTACGAGCGGCGTGAGCGTCGACGACTCGGGGAGTGGTTCGGGCGGCAGTTCCGACTCCGGCGAGACCGCGGCGGCGATGGGGGGAGCGTGA
- a CDS encoding helicase C-terminal domain-containing protein → MDPARIESEFPAPSYRGAQETALQRIRAAFEDGNDVVLVRAPTGSGKSLLARAIAGCARRPGEAEPHQPVGAYYTTPQVSQLDDVAGDALLEDLSIIRGKSNYKCILPGESDTPVDEAPCARERGYNCPVEHRCPYFSDRAIASNRSIAAMTLAYFMQTAGSDVFGQRDVVVIDEAHGLAEWAEMYATIELSPGWVPAAVWEGTPPPKIDGLRDAADYAERLEAACDRRLTELRSKAELDREQVAERDRLTDLIRELGWFVEDLRDTESTTTWVVDQPDGAGTAVTIKPMDPARYLHHTVWDRGTKFALLSATILDKDAFCRGSGLDPANVALVDVPHTFPVENRSLYDTTQGKMTYEHRDETIPKIARLVVRLMQQHPEEKGLVHAHSYAIAERLREHLENFGVGARVRGHDSDNRDAALSGWTRSSGADVFVSVKMEEALDLNGDLCRWQVLCKAPYPNTRDSRVARRLEDGQWGWYYRTALRTVIQACGRVVRAPDDYGATYLADTSLLDLFERARHDMPGWFAEQVDLMSTPDLPAFDPGAAVGGAGGSGGSRGGSRRRTGSGGSGGRSGRSGGSGSQDPSDHPLSDVWGE, encoded by the coding sequence GTGGACCCCGCCCGTATCGAGTCCGAGTTCCCGGCTCCCTCGTATCGAGGGGCACAGGAGACCGCCCTCCAGCGGATTCGAGCGGCCTTCGAGGACGGGAACGACGTGGTTCTGGTGCGCGCGCCGACGGGGAGCGGCAAGTCGCTCCTCGCGCGAGCCATCGCGGGGTGTGCCAGGCGGCCCGGGGAGGCCGAACCTCACCAGCCAGTCGGCGCGTACTACACGACGCCGCAGGTCTCGCAACTGGACGACGTGGCCGGGGACGCCCTGCTTGAGGACCTGAGCATCATCCGTGGGAAGTCGAACTACAAGTGCATCCTTCCCGGGGAATCGGACACCCCCGTCGACGAGGCGCCGTGTGCCCGCGAGCGTGGCTACAACTGCCCCGTCGAACACCGGTGTCCCTACTTCTCCGACCGGGCTATCGCCTCGAACCGCTCTATCGCCGCGATGACGCTGGCGTACTTCATGCAGACTGCCGGGAGCGACGTGTTCGGCCAGCGCGACGTGGTGGTGATCGACGAGGCCCACGGCCTCGCGGAGTGGGCCGAGATGTACGCCACCATCGAGCTGTCACCAGGCTGGGTACCCGCCGCCGTCTGGGAGGGGACGCCGCCGCCGAAGATCGACGGCCTCCGCGACGCGGCCGACTACGCCGAGCGCCTCGAAGCGGCCTGTGACCGGCGGCTCACGGAGCTCCGCTCGAAGGCCGAACTGGACCGCGAGCAGGTCGCCGAGCGCGACCGGCTGACCGACCTCATCCGCGAACTGGGCTGGTTCGTCGAGGACCTCCGCGACACCGAGTCGACGACGACGTGGGTCGTCGACCAGCCCGACGGCGCGGGGACCGCCGTCACCATCAAGCCGATGGACCCGGCGCGCTACCTCCACCACACCGTCTGGGACCGTGGGACGAAGTTCGCGCTCCTCTCGGCGACCATCCTCGACAAGGACGCCTTCTGCCGTGGTTCCGGGCTCGACCCGGCGAACGTCGCGCTGGTCGACGTACCGCACACCTTCCCCGTCGAGAACCGGTCGCTGTACGATACCACGCAGGGGAAGATGACCTACGAGCACCGCGACGAGACAATCCCGAAGATCGCCCGACTCGTCGTCCGACTGATGCAACAGCACCCCGAGGAGAAAGGCCTCGTCCACGCGCACTCGTACGCTATCGCCGAACGCCTGCGCGAGCACCTCGAGAACTTCGGCGTCGGCGCCCGTGTCCGCGGCCACGACTCCGACAACCGGGATGCTGCGCTCTCGGGCTGGACCCGTTCCTCGGGCGCGGACGTGTTCGTCTCGGTGAAGATGGAGGAGGCGCTCGACCTGAACGGCGACCTCTGCCGCTGGCAGGTCCTCTGCAAGGCGCCGTACCCGAACACGCGGGACTCCCGGGTCGCCCGCCGCCTGGAGGACGGCCAGTGGGGCTGGTACTACCGCACCGCGCTCCGGACCGTCATCCAGGCGTGCGGGCGCGTCGTGCGCGCACCGGACGACTACGGAGCGACCTACCTCGCCGACACCTCGCTGCTCGACCTGTTCGAGCGCGCCCGCCACGACATGCCCGGCTGGTTCGCCGAGCAGGTGGACCTGATGTCGACGCCCGACCTGCCCGCGTTCGACCCGGGGGCGGCTGTCGGGGGCGCCGGCGGTTCTGGTGGCTCCCGCGGCGGGTCGCGCCGCAGGACCGGGAGCGGTGGCTCCGGGGGGCGGTCGGGTCGCTCCGGTGGCTCCGGGTCGCAAGACCCCAGCGACCACCCCCTCTCGGACGTGTGGGGCGAGTAG
- a CDS encoding Hvo_1808 family surface protein has protein sequence MLVLAGCSVGGPLEGGDRDDPATDRLGWEDGYWHDDPVDVTFDDGLNETERRRVVARTMARVEKIRGLEFESRVPVAVISRDEYRQQRGERASDPDSEFNRWNDQVWEAIFIVDEDESVAQTLDSVFGSSVQGYYSPSKDEIVLVSNSETPTVDRTTLSHELVHALQDQHFGLGTNPETQDAQLAEDGLVEGDANVVENTYERRCGGQWSCLSRPESGGGGGSGPFNRGLFTTIFAPYAAGPGFVEELKQRGGWDAVDDAYDQYPSSTEQVIHPGRYPDDKPVRITLNDRSSADWERFDVDPEYDTVGEASIYAMFWANDQLGDHPQYDYTHPYSTGWDGDRVVPYENDGQYGYVWRSEWDSADEAREFVAAYRDLLRSHDAEARGDGVFVVPESDPYADAFRVQRSGATVTIVNAPTTGQLDDVHSR, from the coding sequence ATGCTCGTCCTCGCGGGCTGTAGCGTCGGCGGGCCACTGGAGGGCGGCGATCGGGATGACCCCGCGACCGACCGGCTCGGCTGGGAGGACGGCTACTGGCACGACGACCCCGTGGACGTGACGTTCGACGACGGCCTCAACGAGACCGAGCGGCGGCGCGTCGTCGCCCGGACGATGGCCCGCGTCGAGAAGATACGGGGACTGGAGTTCGAGTCACGGGTGCCGGTGGCGGTCATCAGCCGGGACGAGTACCGCCAGCAGCGCGGCGAGCGCGCGAGCGACCCCGACAGCGAGTTCAACCGCTGGAACGACCAGGTCTGGGAGGCCATCTTCATCGTCGACGAGGACGAAAGCGTCGCACAGACGCTGGATTCGGTGTTCGGCTCCTCCGTGCAGGGCTACTACTCCCCCTCGAAGGACGAGATCGTGCTCGTGAGCAACAGCGAGACCCCGACGGTCGACCGGACGACGCTCTCGCACGAACTCGTCCACGCGCTCCAGGACCAGCACTTCGGGCTCGGCACGAACCCCGAGACCCAGGACGCCCAGCTCGCCGAGGACGGTCTCGTCGAGGGTGACGCCAACGTCGTCGAGAACACCTACGAACGCCGCTGTGGGGGCCAGTGGTCCTGTCTCTCGCGCCCCGAGAGTGGCGGCGGTGGCGGTAGCGGCCCGTTCAACCGGGGGCTGTTCACGACCATCTTCGCGCCGTACGCGGCCGGCCCCGGCTTCGTCGAGGAGCTGAAGCAGCGTGGTGGCTGGGACGCCGTCGACGACGCCTACGACCAGTACCCGTCCTCGACGGAGCAGGTCATCCATCCCGGGCGCTATCCGGACGACAAGCCCGTCCGCATCACGCTGAACGACCGGTCCTCGGCCGACTGGGAGCGCTTCGACGTCGACCCCGAGTACGACACGGTCGGCGAAGCGTCCATCTACGCGATGTTCTGGGCCAACGACCAGCTCGGCGACCATCCGCAGTACGACTACACCCACCCGTACTCGACGGGCTGGGACGGTGACCGTGTCGTGCCGTACGAGAACGACGGCCAGTACGGCTACGTCTGGCGGAGCGAGTGGGACTCGGCCGACGAGGCCCGCGAGTTCGTGGCGGCCTACCGTGACCTGCTCCGCTCGCACGACGCCGAGGCACGCGGCGACGGCGTGTTCGTCGTCCCGGAGTCCGACCCGTACGCCGACGCCTTCCGCGTCCAGCGGTCGGGGGCGACCGTCACCATCGTGAACGCGCCGACCACCGGGCAACTGGACGACGTGCACTCGCGGTAG
- a CDS encoding DUF7561 family protein has product MTREPCDGCGRSVQIAGGIANLWSFGGDRTEGLTLELADGSEYLLCYDCIERLPDDHDVTTEDVAALSPHEDRASSEDGENGT; this is encoded by the coding sequence ATGACACGAGAGCCGTGCGATGGCTGTGGCCGCTCCGTCCAGATCGCCGGCGGTATCGCCAACCTCTGGTCGTTCGGCGGCGACCGGACGGAGGGGTTGACGCTGGAACTGGCCGACGGCTCGGAGTATCTGCTCTGTTACGACTGCATCGAGCGGCTCCCCGACGACCACGACGTCACCACCGAGGACGTGGCGGCGCTCTCGCCCCACGAGGACCGGGCATCGTCCGAAGACGGCGAAAACGGAACGTAG